A stretch of Triticum aestivum cultivar Chinese Spring chromosome 1D, IWGSC CS RefSeq v2.1, whole genome shotgun sequence DNA encodes these proteins:
- the LOC123179947 gene encoding scarecrow-like protein 34, whose translation MAIEPLRDNLDTLAATDQPYEGDSSSQQQQFTVYNYDLSGPHSTVWSPANQASVNSSHGQSKFQIAVGGSSDHRRIRSNDALHHISQMLMEDIDERVNICQGEAAVQAAEKPFRDILGEVSAPATNWPPLHSNNKPETSDKSGTSRYKRLRSTSFSNDYSSYIMLQPLTSPLSPYICNRSLSLPNRPFKSVGWTSGSEFPALHCQRGVEEKIMFAPIIDKLVIYLKNDILHISQLTTKAKLGERTSENTIFEVSDQRDWDIFQGRSNKHHAITTCAIIRNENFDRVLLCYGPSNQITRLQERMAGEGNKNSLKGRSKCRKQPRKELVDLRTLLIHCAQAVAENCYLLASELLLKIRQHSSTDGDCTQRLAFYLADGLEARLNGIGSQVYRNLVERRTSTADWLDVCSLFLAACPFKRASYYFANQTIFYVSQRQPRVHIVDFGIGFGFQWPSMIQRFAQQGEGAPMLRITGIDTPQQSLRPCEMIEETGKRLVDYANMFKVSFQYQGIAASRWDTIEIEDLNIDEDEFLIINCMFRMKNLGHETDAVNSARDEVLKTMRRMNPKVFISGAVNGLHSSPFFIQRFKEVMLHYSSMFDMLDANVPRDNEARKTIERVLFGRDALNSIACEDAERTERPESYRQWQARFLKAGFQQLPIDPAILKKIVQMKNSLYHEEFFVVEDRGWLLQGWKGRVIYAISKWEPNETYDDK comes from the coding sequence ATGGCGATTGAACCTCTCCGTGACAATCTGGACACCCTCGCAGCAACCGACCAACCATACGAAGGTGATTCCTCTTCCCAGCAGCAGCAATTCACCGTGTACAACTATGACCTGAGTGGTCCACACTCAACAGTTTGGTCCCCAGCGAACCAAGCAAGTGTCAACAGCAGCCATGGACAAAGCAAATTTCAGATTGCTGTAGGGGGTAGCTCTGATCACCGCCGAATCAGATCAAATGATGCTCTTCACCACATAAGCCAGATGCTAATGGAAGACATTGATGAGAGGGTCAACATATGCCAAGGGGAGGCTGCTGTCCAGGCTGCTGAGAAGCCATTCCGTGACATTCTTGGGGAGGTATCCGCGCCGGCTACTAACTGGCCGCCATTGCATAGCAATAACAAACCAGAAACCTCTGATAAGAGTGGGACCAGCCGTTACAAGAGGCTCCGGAGCACTAGCTTTAGTAATGACTATTCCAGTTACATCATGTTACAACCCTTAACAAGCCCGTTGAGTCCATATATCTGCAATAGGAGTCTTTCTCTACCAAATCGTCCGTTCAAAAGTGTTGGATGGACTTCCGGATCTGAATTTCCAGCCTTGCATTGTCAGAGAGGTGTCGAGGAGAAAATAATGTTTGCTCCAATTATTGATAAGCTGGTGATATATTTAAAGAACGACATACTTCATATTTCCCAACTGACTACAAAGGCAAAACTAGGAGAGAGGACCAGCGAAAACACAATCTTTGAGGTGTCAGACCAAAGGGACTGGGATATCTTTCAAGGAAGGAGCAATAAACATCATGCCATCACCACTTGTGCAATAATTCGAAATGAAAATTTCGACCGAGTTCTGCTGTGCTATGGTCCTTCTAACCAAATAACAAGACTTCAAGAAAGGATGGCGGGGGAAGGAAACAAGAACTCGCTGAAAGGACGGAGCAAATGTAGGAAGCAGCCAAGAAAAGAGTTGGTTGATCTCAGGACTCTCCTCATCCATTGCGCACAAGCTGTGGCAGAAAACTGCTACCTGTTGGCCAGTGAACTGCTATTGAAGATAAGACAACACTCTTCAACAGATGGTGATTGTACTCAGAGACTGGCATTTTACTTGGCAGATGGCCTTGAGGCACGCTTGAATGGGATCGGGAGTCAGGTTTACCGGAACCTCGTGGAAAGGCGAACAAGTACCGCAGATTGGTTAGATGTTTGCAGTCTTTTTCTTGCAGCTTGCCCTTTCAAAAGGGCGTCATACTACTTTGCCAACCAAACTATTTTTTATGTCTCACAAAGGCAACCAAGGGTGCACATCGTCGATTTCGGCATAGGCTTCGGCTTTCAGTGGCCATCAATGATTCAGAGGTTTGCACAGCAAGGAGAGGGAGCTCCTATGCTTCGGATCACGGGTATAGACACTCCCCAGCAAAGTTTGCGCCCCTGTGAAATGATCGAAGAGACAGGTAAGCGGTTAGTTGATTATGCAAACATGTTCAAGGTATCTTTTCAGTATCAGGGCATTGCCGCTTCAAGATGGGATACCATTGAAATTGAGGATCTTAACATTGATGAGGATGAATTTCTCATAATCAACTGCATGTTCCGCATGAAGAATCTCGGTCATGAAACCGATGCCGTAAATAGCGCAAGGGATGAGGTGCTGAAAACTATGAGGAGgatgaacccgaaggttttcattTCTGGCGCCGTGAATGGGTTACACAGTTCTCCCTTCTTCATACAACGATTCAAAGAGGTTATGCTCCATTACTCTTCAATGTTTGACATGCTTGATGCAAATGTTCCACGGGATAATGAAGCAAGAAAGACGATTGAGAGGGTCCTATTTGGGCGGGACGCACTTAACAGCATAGCATGTGAGGATGCAGAAAGGACTGAGAGGCCAGAAAGCTACAGGCAGTGGCAAGCAAGGTTCCTCAAGGCTGGGTTCCAGCAGCTTCCAATTGATCCAGCCATCTTAAAGAAAATAGTACAAATGAAGAACTCACTTTATCATGAGGAATTCTTTGTTGTTGAAGATCGCGGTTGGCTACTGCAAGGATGGAAAGGGAGAGTAATTTATGCTATATCCAAGTGGGAACCTAATGAAACATATGATGATAAGTAA
- the LOC123179946 gene encoding scarecrow-like protein 9: MAVGALLGDMDPTAATHQPYDGASSSQQQLTVDSYDLSGPLFLAQPTTTRASTYLHAAGTSPGLCNANSSIQTAAGGSPEHRRIRSNDALHYISQMLMEDVDERVEICQGGAALQAAEKPFRDLLGQVPPLATNPPLLNIKNEPDSPGKGRTSRYKRLWSTNFSNDCSSYSMLQPLTTSLNAYICNRSLSLPNRPFISVGSTSTSAFPGLHYQRGVEEATMFSPSIDKLVIYLENGILSISKLTRKAKVGERSENTIFQVADQSDWDILEGRSNKHLAFTTCAIIRNENFDQVLLCYGLESFKKITRLRRGLVEEGNKNSLKGRSKGRQKLWQRKQPRTELVDLKTLLINCAQAVAEDNHLLASELLKKIRQHSSADGDCTQRLTFYLADGLEARLAGIGGQVYRSLMERRTSTTDWLDAHSLFIATCPFDRTSYYFANQAILDASQGKSRVHIVDFGIGFGFQWPLMIQKFAQQEEGAPKLRITGIDVCQPGFRPSEMIEETGKRLAYYANMFKVPFQYQGIAASRWETIKTEDFNIEEDEVLIINCMYRMKNLGHETEAANSARYKVLKIMRSMNPKIFISGTVNGLRSSPFFIQRFKEVMFHYSSMFDMLDANVVPRDNEARKMIERMIFGKDAINIIACEGAERTERPEGYRQWHARCLKAGFQQLPVDLAILRIIVYMKNTFWHEEFFAVEDRGWLLQGWKGRVIYAISKWKPAETYDGR; encoded by the coding sequence ATGGCGGTTGGAGCTCTCCTTGGCGATATGGACCCCACCGCAGCAACCCACCAACCATACGACGGCGCTTCCTCTTCCCAGCAGCAACTCACCGTGGACAGCTACGACCTGAGTGGTCCACTGTTCTTGGCCCAGCCAACAACCACTAGAGCAAGCACATATCTGCATGCTGCAGGCACCAGCCCTGGGTTGTGCAATGCCAACAGCAGCATACAGACTGCCGCAGGCGGTAGCCCTGAGCACCGCCGGATCAGATCAAACGACGCTCTTCACTATATCAGCCAGATGCTGATGGAAGACGTCGACGAGAGGGTTGAAATATGCCAAGGGGGCGCCGCTCTCCAGGCTGCTGAGAAACCATTCCGTGACCTTCTTGGGCAGGTACCCCCGTTGGCTACTAACCCTCCGCTGTTGAATATCAAGAACGAACCAGACAGCCCTGGTAAGGGTAGGACCAGCCGCTACAAGAGGCTCTGGAGCACTAACTTCAGTAATGACTGTTCTAGTTACAGCATGTTACAGCCCTTAACAACCTCGTTGAATGCATATATCTGCAATAGGAGTCTTTCTCTACCAAACCGTCCATTCATAAGTGTTGGATCGACTTCTACATCTGCTTTCCCTGGCTTGCATTATCAGAGAGGAGTCGAGGAGGCAACTATGTTTTCTCCAAGTATCGATAAGCTCGTGATATATTTAGAGAATGGCATACTTTCTATTTCCAAACTGACTAGAAAGGCGAAAGTAGGAGAGAGGAGCGAAAACACAATCTTTCAGGTGGCGGACCAAAGTGACTGGGATATCTTGGAAGGAAGGAGCAATAAACATCTTGCCTTCACCACTTGTGCAATAATTCGAAATGAAAATTTCGACCAAGTTCTGCTATGCTATGGCCTGGAGAGTTTCAAAAAAATAACAAGACTGCGAAGAGGGTTGGTAGAGGAAGGAAACAAGAACTCACTGAAAGGCCGGAGCAAAGGACGTCAGAAGCTATGGCAGAGGAAGCAACCCAGAACAGAGTTGGTTGATCTCAAGACTCTCCTCATCAATTGTGCACAAGCTGTGGCAGAAGACAACCATCTGTTGGCCAGTGAACTCCTAAAGAAGATAAGACAACACTCCTCAGCAGATGGTGATTGCACTCAGAGACTGACATTTTACTTGGCGGATGGCCTCGAGGCACGCTTGGCTGGGATCGGGGGTCAGGTTTATCGCAGCCTCATGGAGAGGCGAACAAGTACAACAGATTGGTTAGATGCTCACAGCCTTTTTATTGCAACCTGCCCTTTCGACCGGACGTCATACTACTTTGCCAACCAAGCTATTCTTGATGCCTCACAAGGGAAATCAAGGGTGCACATCGTTGATTTCGGAATCGGCTTCGGCTTTCAGTGGCCATTAATGATTCAGAAGTTTGCACAGCAAGAAGAGGGAGCCCCTAAGCTTCGGATCACAGGTATAGACGTTTGTCAGCCAGGTTTCCGCCCCAGCGAAATGATCGAGGAGACAGGGAAGCGGTTGGCTTATTATGCAAACATGTTCAAGGTACCTTTTCAGTATCAGGGCATTGCCGCCTCAAGATGGGAGACCATTAAAACTGAGGATTTTAACATTGAGGAGGATGAAGTTCTCATAATCAACTGCATGTACCGGATGAAGAACCTCGGACATGAAACCGAAGCCGCAAATAGTGCAAGGTATAAGGTGCTCAAAATTATGAGGAGCATGAACCCGAAGATTTTCATTTCAGGCACCGTGAATGGGTTACGTAGTTCCCCCTTCTTCATACAACGTTTCAAAGAGGTGATGTTCCATTACTCTTCAATGTTTGACATGCTTGATGCAAACGTTGTTCCACGGGATAATGAAGCAAGAAAGATGATTGAGAGGATGATATTTGGGAAGGATGCAATTAACATCATAGCATGTGAGGGTGCAGAAAGAACTGAGAGACCAGAAGGTTACAGGCAGTGGCACGCAAGGTGCCTCAAGGCCGGGTTCCAGCAGCTTCCTGTCGATCTAGCCATCTTAAGGATAATAGTATACATGAAGAACACGTTTTGGCATGAGGAATTCTTTGCTGTTGAAGACCGCGGTTGGCTGCTACAAGGATGGAAAGGGAGAGTAATTTACGCAATATCCAAATGGAAACCTGCTGAAACATACGATGGTCGGTAA